Proteins encoded in a region of the Streptomyces sp. NBC_00513 genome:
- a CDS encoding glutamate synthase-related protein produces MSGLSAPGFPEEAVRARARAGTAEVFPAADGYGSRLFGAAPVERDGLNALRLVPPVFMPRRLEKLIDLGREPSYEDVDLRTRVGGFASRLPLYLSAFGSTRAGSGDLGVAAGRQAGRLGIPMVIGENMVPVHGYGTRSALLERVAAYAETVADGVGGVVVQQSTEDADSEVWNLLYSDPGTRALRDSGRLGFELKVGQGAKPGLGGMTVVGAADAERLAEQFAVRDLLGDPGRRLRCATPGTFTEEIVRRQLRFMRNNFPLARTWVKFHPGRDVGRAAAVAWTAGADAVTVDGAEGGTGWAPRAFLEGVGLPLDECLRRVGTPAGDLLASGRIWEGGRAVRVLALGARAVGLGRAALLAVDEDPGAGLVRLVEALALETRLLVSALGKYHVGDLDPADLWAPDRPGASAPATPLPDPTSPAPAPATTHPAAATAVGGAS; encoded by the coding sequence GTGAGCGGGCTCAGCGCCCCCGGGTTCCCCGAGGAGGCGGTACGGGCCCGGGCGCGGGCCGGGACGGCCGAGGTGTTCCCGGCGGCGGACGGGTACGGGTCCCGGCTCTTCGGGGCCGCCCCCGTCGAGCGGGACGGCCTGAACGCCTTGCGGCTCGTTCCGCCGGTGTTCATGCCGCGGCGGCTGGAGAAGCTGATCGACCTGGGCCGGGAGCCCTCGTACGAGGACGTGGACCTGCGCACCCGGGTCGGCGGTTTCGCCTCGCGACTCCCGCTCTACCTCTCGGCGTTCGGTTCGACCCGGGCGGGTAGCGGGGACCTCGGCGTGGCCGCGGGCCGGCAGGCCGGGCGGCTCGGCATCCCGATGGTGATCGGGGAGAACATGGTGCCGGTCCACGGCTACGGCACGCGTTCGGCGTTGCTGGAGCGGGTGGCGGCGTACGCCGAGACCGTCGCGGACGGGGTCGGCGGGGTGGTGGTGCAGCAGTCGACCGAGGACGCCGACTCCGAGGTGTGGAACCTGCTGTACAGCGACCCGGGGACGCGCGCCCTGCGGGACTCCGGCCGGCTCGGGTTCGAGCTGAAGGTGGGCCAGGGAGCGAAGCCGGGGCTCGGCGGGATGACCGTGGTCGGGGCGGCCGATGCCGAGCGACTGGCGGAACAGTTCGCGGTGCGGGACCTGTTGGGGGATCCCGGTCGGCGGCTGCGCTGCGCGACCCCCGGCACGTTCACCGAGGAGATCGTCCGCCGGCAACTGAGGTTCATGCGGAACAACTTCCCGCTGGCCCGGACCTGGGTGAAGTTCCACCCGGGCCGGGACGTGGGCCGGGCCGCCGCCGTCGCCTGGACGGCGGGCGCCGACGCCGTCACGGTGGACGGCGCCGAGGGCGGCACCGGTTGGGCGCCGCGGGCCTTCCTGGAGGGCGTCGGCCTGCCCCTCGACGAGTGCCTGCGCCGTGTCGGCACCCCGGCCGGGGACCTGCTCGCCTCGGGACGGATCTGGGAGGGCGGTCGCGCGGTGCGGGTGCTCGCCCTGGGCGCGAGGGCGGTGGGCCTGGGCCGGGCGGCGTTGCTCGCCGTGGACGAGGACCCCGGCGCGGGCCTGGTGCGGCTGGTCGAGGCACTGGCCCTGGAGACCCGGCTGCTGGTCAGCGCCCTCGGCAAGTACCACGTCGGCGACCTCGACCCGGCCGACCTGTGGGCTCCGGACCGTCCCGGCGCGTCCGCCCCCGCCACACCGCTCCCCGACCCGACCTCGCCCGCGCCCGCGCCCGCCACGACGCATCCGGCTGCGGCGACGGCGGTCGGTGGGGCGTCGTGA
- a CDS encoding asparagine synthetase A, producing MLVQQEVLFAAREFLRGREFVELLPPLVGPVTDPGGRGAKALDVDYYGRPYKLMTSAILYKQASLKGFPRLFYIAPNVRVEPPETASTGRHLVEFHQIDVELAGGTRRDAQELAAGLLTHVVEHVWTAVPQVLRELGRDELDFAELRQGKFDTRTHEEAVAALIGRGHPQSPDAEIDWAGEKLLSLEADRPFFVNDYPKGSRGFYDREDPERPGVLRNFDLIAHGGFGELVSGSERESAYATIVTRMRESGENPAKYAWYLDLAREGIEPSAGFGMGLQRLVRFLTGLDALWQVSAYPKLPGVIAP from the coding sequence ATGCTGGTGCAACAGGAAGTCCTCTTCGCGGCGCGGGAGTTCCTGCGCGGCAGGGAGTTCGTCGAGCTGCTCCCGCCGCTGGTGGGTCCGGTGACGGACCCGGGCGGCCGGGGCGCGAAGGCGCTGGACGTGGACTACTACGGCCGGCCGTACAAGCTCATGACGAGCGCGATCCTCTACAAGCAGGCCTCGCTGAAGGGGTTCCCCCGGCTGTTCTACATCGCGCCGAACGTCCGCGTGGAGCCGCCGGAGACGGCGTCCACCGGCCGGCACCTGGTGGAGTTCCACCAGATCGACGTGGAGTTGGCGGGCGGTACGCGTCGCGACGCGCAGGAGCTCGCGGCCGGGCTGCTGACACACGTCGTGGAGCACGTGTGGACGGCCGTGCCGCAGGTGTTGCGCGAACTGGGGCGGGACGAACTGGACTTCGCCGAGCTGCGGCAGGGCAAGTTCGACACCCGCACCCACGAGGAGGCGGTGGCCGCGCTGATCGGGCGGGGGCACCCGCAGAGCCCGGACGCCGAGATCGACTGGGCGGGCGAGAAGCTGCTCTCGCTGGAGGCCGACCGCCCGTTCTTCGTCAACGACTATCCCAAGGGCTCGCGCGGGTTCTACGACCGCGAGGATCCCGAACGGCCGGGCGTGCTGCGCAACTTCGACCTGATCGCGCACGGCGGCTTCGGCGAGCTCGTCAGCGGCAGCGAGCGCGAGTCCGCGTACGCGACGATCGTGACCCGGATGCGGGAGAGCGGGGAGAACCCCGCCAAGTACGCCTGGTACCTCGACCTGGCCCGCGAGGGCATCGAACCGAGCGCCGGTTTCGGGATGGGGCTGCAGCGCCTGGTCCGCTTCCTGACCGGGCTGGACGCGCTGTGGCAGGTCAGCGCGTACCCGAAGCTGCCGGGGGTGATCGCGCCGTGA
- a CDS encoding methylaspartate mutase, with product MTAATLAAPIVARPTTTAPSFGAFVARAAAAGQLVVQPRMGFGEPRRMRAGLERTKSAVATTVGTLTIDSYTRVGDQDAARAALAEGLALNGYPIATHPVDLTRALLDGVLDPGFPVQVRHGSSRPESIVRALAAAGLDATEGGPVSYCLPYGRTPLSESVENWARCCELLAELVPAPRVPHLESFGGCMLGQLCPPGLLVALSLLEGLFFARHGIGSVSLSYAQQSDPGQDTEAIGALHRLAGEFLPAGVDRHVVLYTYMGVFPRTEPGATRLLEASARLAVRAGAQRLIVKTAAEAHRIPTVTENVRALETAAASAALAEAEAGPAGGPADSEVYREALAFVEAVLDLDEDLGRALRKAFARGVLDVPYCLHPDNAGRSRSFVDGAGRLRWSEVGAMPVAPYAAPAGRRRALTSDGLLVALGAVARRYDDVGEVDRPG from the coding sequence ATGACCGCCGCCACGCTCGCCGCACCGATCGTGGCCCGACCCACCACCACGGCCCCCTCGTTCGGGGCCTTCGTCGCGCGGGCGGCGGCCGCCGGGCAGCTCGTCGTCCAGCCCCGGATGGGGTTCGGCGAGCCGCGCCGGATGCGGGCCGGCCTGGAGCGCACCAAGTCCGCCGTCGCCACCACCGTGGGCACCCTCACCATCGACAGCTACACCCGGGTCGGCGATCAGGACGCCGCCCGGGCCGCGCTCGCCGAGGGTCTCGCGCTCAACGGCTATCCGATCGCCACCCACCCCGTCGACCTGACCCGCGCCCTGCTGGACGGGGTGCTGGACCCGGGGTTCCCGGTCCAGGTGCGGCACGGCTCCTCCCGGCCCGAGTCGATCGTGCGGGCCCTCGCCGCCGCCGGGCTCGACGCCACCGAGGGCGGGCCCGTCTCGTACTGCCTGCCCTACGGGCGGACCCCGCTGTCGGAGTCCGTGGAGAACTGGGCCCGCTGCTGCGAGTTGCTGGCCGAGCTGGTCCCGGCGCCGCGGGTGCCGCACCTGGAGAGCTTCGGCGGCTGCATGCTCGGCCAGCTCTGCCCTCCCGGGCTGCTGGTGGCGCTCAGCCTGCTGGAAGGGCTGTTCTTCGCCCGGCACGGCATCGGCAGCGTCTCCCTCAGCTACGCCCAGCAGAGCGACCCCGGACAGGACACCGAGGCGATAGGGGCGTTGCACCGGCTCGCCGGGGAGTTCCTGCCGGCCGGCGTGGACCGACACGTCGTCCTCTACACCTACATGGGGGTGTTCCCCCGTACCGAGCCGGGCGCCACCCGGCTGCTGGAGGCCTCGGCACGGCTGGCCGTGCGGGCCGGGGCGCAGCGGCTGATCGTGAAGACCGCCGCCGAGGCACACCGCATCCCGACGGTGACGGAGAACGTGCGCGCCCTGGAGACGGCCGCGGCGAGCGCGGCCCTGGCGGAGGCGGAGGCCGGGCCGGCCGGCGGGCCCGCCGACAGCGAGGTGTACCGGGAGGCCCTGGCCTTCGTGGAGGCCGTGCTGGACCTCGACGAGGACCTCGGGCGGGCGCTGCGGAAGGCCTTCGCGCGGGGCGTGTTGGACGTCCCGTACTGCCTGCACCCGGACAACGCGGGCCGCTCGCGCAGCTTCGTCGACGGGGCGGGCCGGCTGCGCTGGTCCGAGGTCGGGGCGATGCCGGTCGCGCCGTACGCGGCCCCGGCCGGCCGCAGGCGCGCCTTGACCTCGGACGGGCTGCTGGTGGCCCTGGGGGCGGTGGCCCGGAGGTACGACGACGTCGGCGAGGTGGACCGCCCCGGCTGA
- a CDS encoding cobalamin B12-binding domain-containing protein: MRRRNVNILLTGTASDSHTWNLVYLQLFLEEQGHRVRNLGPCVTDDLLTAACAADAPDLVVISSVNGHGYRDGLSAVRAVRRAGLTLPVVIGGKLGVAGRADPHARGLLLDAGCDAVFDDGDVEALRRHLSPVTAIDATAAAARAVA; the protein is encoded by the coding sequence ATGCGACGACGGAATGTGAACATCCTGCTGACGGGTACCGCATCGGACTCCCATACGTGGAATCTCGTCTATCTCCAGCTTTTCCTGGAGGAGCAGGGCCACCGGGTGCGCAATCTGGGGCCCTGTGTGACCGACGACCTGCTGACCGCCGCGTGCGCGGCCGACGCGCCCGACCTGGTGGTCATCAGCAGTGTGAACGGCCACGGATACCGCGACGGCCTGAGCGCCGTCCGGGCCGTGCGGCGCGCCGGCCTGACCCTTCCCGTGGTGATCGGCGGCAAGCTGGGGGTCGCGGGCCGGGCCGATCCGCACGCCCGGGGCCTGCTTCTCGACGCGGGCTGTGACGCCGTGTTCGACGACGGGGACGTCGAGGCCCTGCGCCGCCACCTGAGCCCTGTGACCGCCATCGACGCCACCGCCGCCGCCGCGCGGGCCGTGGCATGA
- a CDS encoding MbtH family protein: MTNPFDDTEGTFHVVVNAEGQHALWPAFAAVPEGWDSVWGAGTRADALAYVEENWTDIRPKSLIAQYA; the protein is encoded by the coding sequence ATGACCAATCCTTTCGACGACACCGAGGGCACGTTCCACGTCGTGGTGAACGCCGAGGGACAACACGCCCTGTGGCCCGCGTTCGCCGCCGTGCCCGAGGGCTGGGATTCGGTGTGGGGCGCGGGGACCAGGGCGGACGCCCTGGCGTACGTGGAGGAGAACTGGACGGACATCCGCCCGAAGAGCCTCATCGCCCAGTACGCGTGA
- a CDS encoding non-ribosomal peptide synthetase, translating into MPSTAPTASAVLDGGPAITPAPAVLDRIAAQSPERVALVHGERRMTYGQLALAVAFRADELAGSGAGPGRLVAVHRPRGADAVVGLLATLRTGAAYLPLDPGAPAARNAAILADCAGGDVPLVEGEFPLPGAGVPEGSAYVIYTSGSTGTPNGVVVGHGALARFVAGAGARYAITAEDRVLQFAPLHFDASVEEIFLTLGAGATLVLRDEEMLDVPGLLAGCAAHGITVLDLPTAYWHELAHALACGVARLPDTLRTVVIGGEAALPERVAQWCRSVDPGRVRLLNTYGPTEATVVATVADLSRYTGGPVPIGQPLPGVRAAVVDGELWLLGDALATGYLGRPELTAARFATLGGDRAYRTGDLVFVRPDGQLGFRGRADDEVKINGHRVDPASAEAVLTAHPGVREAAVVPRETADGVRRLAAFVVADEGVDAAALRDRVAAELPAAAVPGTVTLVERLPRTSSGKIDRKALRGPAAGGGAESPADSTAGVVFDGVVLPPEERVPLSFAQRRLWFLAGLEGQSATYNLPVVLRLDSVPDTAALAAALADVVERHEVLRTVCPAVDSEPYQHVLQGPPVPFEVTGCAPPEVAALVARFTAGTFDLGTQLPFRARLFVPGDGSATLALLMHHIAADGWSVGPLLRDLGEAYAARAAGRAPVREPLALQYADYTLWQHELLERPARALEHWRAALDGMPTLLDLPLDRPRPAEPTGAAATLVARLDADTHRRLTAIGTERGASLLMVLQPALALALAAVGAGTDIAIGTPVAGRDDEALDELVGLFVNTLVLRTDVSGDAPYGELVERARDTDLAAYARQELPFDLLVEALNPRREFAVNPFFQVMLTAQARDGERISLGDGALSGRYVEPGLEVAKFDLSASCVELPGDGLEVWWQYATDLFEPRTARLLLDVFTRALAHAAADPDARPSAWPLLDEEERRGITERRARAALDASAGGTTVPAGRRSPAEQVLCALFGEVIGLDGPVAPDANFFSAGGHSMMGVRLVNRIRATLGVEARIRDLFLAPTPAELAVRLVREAAPAGRPALVPVPAADRPERIPLSSAQRRLWFVDQLEGPSASYNIPFALRLDRPLDPAVLASALADVSDRHEVLRTVYPAVDGEPHQRILEAVRPEPVRVTVPEGHGGAAVDAAAGHVFDLATEPPLRATLIDAGTERFLVLVVHHIAADGWSAGPLLADLARAYEAREAGRAPDVEALPVQYADYALWERAALEDGAAADGDTAFARQAAYWRATLADAPPVLELTAARTRPAEASHRGAATPVALDADTHARLERLALDHGTTVLTVVQAALAATLTRHGAGTDLPLGTVTAGRDDEALDELVGFFVNTLVLRCDTSGDPSFAELLERVRDTGLGAYAHQELPFDLVVEQLNPVRSTAHHPLTQVIAQVQPDEPRTAPDGALTGVPLGSESGFTKFDLTLSLRELRGEQGGPGGLSGVLEYATDLFDEPTAEVLAEHLARTLRAVAEDPGQRIGDVRLLSEREESRLARYNDTGAPGVAGGPIHERFAEQARRTPDRIAVSYEEEELSYAALDARADALAHRLVAAGVPRDGAVGVLLDRTPHLLVAVLAVLKCGAAYVPLDPRLPRTRIRVIMEDVSARVLVTGSAHLDAASVGRERAAGVRVLSVDDTADQGSDAVASNPGVVVGEDALAYVMFTSGSTGRPKGVGVTHRNVVELAGDRCWDPVNHRRMLVHSAIGFDASTYELWVPLLNGGQLVIAPGDGTDVAELDHTIRTHDVTAAYFTMGLFHIMADEGLDTLKLLDEVWTGGDVASPSALQRVLDQCPDTVLVHSYGPTETTFASHHQRLPLTVRTLPGVYLGAALDNTRVHVLDARLRPVPVGVPGEMYIAGTQVARGYVGRPGLTAERFVPDPFGGDGGRMYRTGDLAHWTPDGELRFIGRADGQIKLRGFRIEPGEIEETLARHPGVGQVAVVVFEDGPGGKRLVAYVVPRAGHTLTDTELLRWAGGELPEHMVPAAAVVVEGIPLTVNGKPDRAALPAPAPVVRGTGREPRTPREEVLCGLFSEVLGVPDVGIDDNFFGLGGHSLLGVRLISRMRTVLGLDLGVRDLFRTPTVAGLLGDEPTGFDPMGVMLPLATRGAQRPLFCVHPGTGVGWPYAGLARHLGPDQPLYAIQARALSELGHSPGAVEEMVADYLPLIREVQPHGPYRFLGWSFGGTVAHALAVALAELGERTELLAMMDVHLLPTEPERRAMTPAQKRDMLVGDAADEPADAPFDVDALIGLVRLKDPVLGAFSDEEIRSVIGASINHAEIMNLYAPRPVATDLLFLAALEDGETENTLARHWIPYIEGRVENHVIGVPHTRMGEPTPLALIGRILSEKLRSLS; encoded by the coding sequence TCACGGTGCTGGACCTGCCCACCGCCTACTGGCACGAGCTGGCCCACGCCCTGGCCTGCGGGGTCGCCCGCCTGCCGGACACCCTGCGCACGGTCGTCATCGGTGGTGAGGCCGCGCTGCCCGAGCGGGTCGCGCAGTGGTGCCGGAGCGTGGACCCGGGGCGGGTGCGGCTGCTGAACACGTACGGGCCCACCGAGGCGACCGTCGTGGCCACCGTCGCCGACCTGTCGCGGTACACGGGCGGGCCGGTGCCCATCGGGCAGCCGCTGCCGGGCGTCCGGGCGGCCGTGGTGGACGGTGAACTGTGGCTGCTCGGGGACGCGTTGGCGACCGGGTACCTCGGCCGGCCCGAGCTGACGGCCGCCCGGTTCGCCACGCTGGGCGGGGACCGCGCGTACCGCACCGGCGACCTGGTGTTCGTGCGGCCGGACGGGCAGTTGGGCTTCCGGGGCCGGGCCGACGACGAGGTGAAGATCAACGGGCACCGGGTGGACCCCGCCTCCGCGGAGGCCGTGTTGACGGCGCACCCCGGGGTGCGGGAGGCCGCCGTGGTACCGCGGGAGACTGCCGACGGGGTGCGCCGGCTGGCCGCGTTCGTGGTCGCGGACGAGGGGGTGGACGCCGCCGCGCTGCGGGACCGGGTCGCGGCGGAGCTGCCGGCCGCGGCGGTGCCCGGCACGGTGACCCTCGTGGAGCGCCTGCCCCGGACCTCCTCCGGGAAGATCGACCGCAAGGCCCTGCGCGGCCCGGCGGCCGGCGGCGGCGCCGAGTCCCCCGCCGACTCCACCGCCGGCGTCGTGTTCGACGGGGTGGTGCTGCCCCCCGAGGAGCGGGTCCCGCTCTCCTTCGCCCAGCGCCGGTTGTGGTTCCTGGCCGGGCTGGAGGGGCAGTCGGCGACGTACAACCTGCCCGTCGTGCTGCGGCTGGACTCCGTGCCCGACACGGCCGCGCTGGCGGCGGCGCTGGCCGATGTGGTGGAGCGGCACGAGGTGCTGCGCACCGTCTGCCCGGCGGTGGACTCCGAGCCGTACCAGCACGTGCTCCAGGGGCCGCCGGTGCCGTTCGAGGTGACCGGGTGCGCGCCGCCGGAGGTGGCCGCGCTCGTGGCCCGGTTCACCGCCGGAACCTTCGATCTGGGCACCCAACTGCCCTTCAGGGCAAGACTGTTCGTGCCCGGTGACGGATCGGCGACGCTGGCGCTGCTGATGCACCACATCGCGGCCGACGGCTGGTCGGTCGGACCGCTGCTGCGCGACCTCGGGGAGGCGTACGCGGCCCGGGCGGCCGGGCGGGCACCCGTCCGGGAGCCGCTGGCGTTGCAGTACGCGGACTACACGCTGTGGCAGCACGAGCTGCTGGAGCGGCCGGCGCGGGCGCTGGAGCATTGGCGGGCCGCCCTGGACGGCATGCCGACGCTGCTGGACCTGCCGCTGGACCGGCCCCGGCCCGCCGAGCCGACCGGCGCCGCCGCCACGCTGGTGGCCCGCCTCGACGCCGACACGCACCGCCGGCTGACCGCGATCGGCACGGAACGCGGGGCGAGCCTGCTGATGGTGCTCCAGCCCGCGTTGGCGCTGGCCCTGGCCGCGGTCGGGGCGGGGACGGACATCGCGATCGGCACCCCGGTCGCGGGGCGGGACGACGAGGCCCTGGACGAGCTGGTCGGCCTCTTCGTGAACACGCTGGTGCTGCGCACCGACGTCTCGGGCGACGCCCCGTACGGCGAGTTGGTCGAGCGGGCCCGGGACACGGACCTGGCCGCGTACGCCCGTCAGGAACTCCCCTTCGACCTGCTGGTGGAAGCCCTCAACCCGCGGCGGGAGTTCGCCGTCAACCCCTTCTTCCAGGTGATGCTGACCGCGCAGGCCCGGGACGGGGAGCGGATCTCGCTCGGCGACGGCGCGCTGAGCGGGCGGTACGTCGAACCGGGCCTGGAGGTCGCCAAGTTCGACCTCAGTGCCTCCTGCGTGGAGCTGCCGGGCGACGGTCTGGAGGTGTGGTGGCAGTACGCGACGGACCTGTTCGAGCCGCGGACGGCCCGGTTGCTGCTGGACGTGTTCACCCGGGCCCTCGCGCACGCGGCGGCCGACCCCGACGCGCGGCCCTCCGCGTGGCCGCTGCTCGACGAGGAGGAGCGTCGGGGGATCACGGAACGCCGGGCGCGGGCGGCCCTCGACGCGTCGGCCGGGGGGACGACCGTACCCGCCGGCCGCAGGTCCCCCGCCGAGCAGGTGCTGTGCGCGCTGTTCGGTGAGGTGATCGGGCTCGACGGACCGGTGGCCCCCGACGCCAACTTCTTCTCTGCGGGCGGCCATTCGATGATGGGGGTGCGGCTCGTCAACCGGATCCGGGCCACGCTCGGGGTGGAGGCGCGCATCCGGGACCTGTTCCTCGCGCCGACCCCCGCCGAGCTCGCGGTCCGCCTGGTGCGGGAGGCCGCGCCGGCCGGCCGGCCCGCTCTGGTCCCCGTACCGGCGGCGGACCGACCGGAGCGGATCCCGCTGTCCTCCGCGCAGCGCCGGCTGTGGTTCGTGGACCAGTTGGAGGGGCCGAGCGCCTCGTACAACATCCCGTTCGCGCTGCGCCTGGACCGGCCGCTGGACCCGGCCGTGCTGGCCTCGGCGCTGGCTGACGTCTCGGACCGGCACGAGGTGCTGCGGACCGTGTACCCGGCGGTGGACGGGGAGCCGCACCAGCGGATCCTGGAGGCGGTGCGACCCGAACCGGTACGGGTGACCGTGCCGGAGGGGCACGGCGGGGCGGCGGTCGACGCCGCCGCGGGCCACGTCTTCGACCTCGCGACGGAGCCTCCGCTGCGGGCGACGCTGATCGACGCCGGGACCGAACGGTTCCTGGTGCTGGTGGTGCACCACATCGCCGCCGACGGCTGGTCCGCCGGACCGCTCCTCGCCGACCTGGCGCGGGCGTACGAGGCCCGGGAGGCCGGCCGGGCGCCCGACGTGGAGGCCCTGCCGGTGCAGTACGCGGACTACGCGCTGTGGGAACGCGCGGCCCTGGAGGACGGCGCCGCGGCGGACGGGGACACCGCGTTCGCGCGGCAGGCCGCGTACTGGCGGGCGACCCTGGCCGACGCCCCGCCGGTACTGGAGCTGACCGCGGCCCGCACCCGGCCCGCGGAGGCCTCGCACCGGGGGGCCGCCACACCGGTCGCCCTGGACGCCGACACGCACGCCCGGCTGGAGCGGCTCGCGCTGGACCACGGCACCACCGTCCTGACGGTGGTGCAGGCGGCCCTGGCCGCCACCTTGACCCGGCACGGGGCGGGCACCGACCTGCCGCTGGGGACGGTGACCGCGGGCCGGGACGACGAGGCCCTGGACGAGCTGGTGGGCTTCTTCGTCAACACGCTCGTCCTGCGCTGCGACACCTCCGGCGACCCGTCCTTCGCGGAGTTGCTGGAGCGGGTCCGGGACACCGGGCTCGGCGCCTACGCCCACCAGGAACTCCCCTTCGACCTGGTGGTCGAGCAACTGAATCCGGTGCGCTCCACCGCCCACCACCCCCTGACGCAGGTGATCGCGCAGGTGCAGCCGGACGAGCCGCGGACGGCGCCGGACGGCGCGCTGACGGGGGTCCCGCTGGGATCGGAGTCGGGGTTCACCAAGTTCGACCTCACGCTGTCGCTGCGCGAACTCCGGGGCGAGCAGGGGGGGCCGGGCGGGCTGAGCGGTGTACTGGAGTACGCGACGGACCTCTTCGACGAGCCGACCGCCGAGGTCCTGGCGGAGCACCTGGCGCGGACCCTGCGGGCGGTGGCCGAGGATCCGGGGCAGCGGATCGGGGACGTCCGGCTCCTGTCGGAGCGGGAGGAGTCCCGGTTGGCCCGGTACAACGACACGGGCGCGCCGGGCGTCGCGGGCGGGCCGATCCACGAACGGTTCGCGGAGCAGGCCCGCAGGACGCCGGACCGGATCGCCGTCTCGTACGAGGAGGAGGAGCTGTCGTACGCGGCGCTGGACGCGCGGGCCGACGCCCTCGCCCACCGGCTCGTCGCCGCGGGCGTGCCTCGTGACGGGGCGGTCGGGGTCCTGCTGGACCGGACGCCGCACCTCCTGGTCGCCGTACTGGCCGTGCTCAAGTGCGGGGCGGCGTACGTCCCGCTGGATCCGCGGCTGCCTCGGACCCGGATCCGCGTGATCATGGAGGATGTGTCGGCGCGGGTCCTGGTGACGGGGTCGGCGCACCTCGACGCGGCGTCGGTCGGACGGGAGCGGGCGGCGGGTGTGCGCGTCCTGTCCGTGGACGACACCGCCGACCAGGGGTCGGACGCGGTCGCCTCGAATCCCGGCGTGGTCGTGGGCGAGGACGCGTTGGCGTACGTGATGTTCACCTCGGGCTCCACGGGTCGGCCCAAGGGCGTCGGAGTCACCCACCGCAACGTGGTCGAGCTGGCCGGCGACCGCTGCTGGGACCCGGTCAACCACCGCCGGATGCTGGTCCATTCCGCGATCGGCTTCGACGCCTCGACCTACGAGCTGTGGGTGCCGCTGCTGAACGGCGGGCAGTTGGTCATCGCCCCCGGCGACGGCACCGACGTCGCGGAACTCGACCACACCATCCGCACGCACGACGTCACCGCCGCCTACTTCACCATGGGTCTGTTCCACATCATGGCGGACGAGGGCCTCGACACCCTGAAGCTGCTGGACGAGGTGTGGACCGGCGGCGACGTCGCCTCCCCCAGCGCCCTCCAGCGGGTCCTGGACCAGTGCCCGGACACCGTCCTCGTCCACTCCTACGGGCCGACCGAGACCACCTTCGCCTCCCATCACCAGCGTCTCCCCCTCACCGTGCGCACCCTGCCGGGCGTGTACCTGGGGGCCGCGCTCGACAACACCCGCGTCCACGTGCTGGACGCGCGGCTGCGGCCGGTCCCGGTGGGGGTTCCCGGCGAGATGTACATCGCGGGCACGCAGGTGGCGCGCGGCTACGTCGGCCGGCCGGGTCTGACGGCCGAACGGTTCGTCCCCGACCCGTTCGGCGGCGACGGCGGGCGGATGTACCGCACCGGGGACCTGGCGCACTGGACGCCCGACGGGGAGCTGCGGTTCATCGGAAGGGCCGACGGCCAGATCAAACTGCGCGGCTTCCGCATCGAGCCGGGCGAGATCGAGGAGACCCTGGCCCGGCATCCGGGCGTGGGGCAGGTCGCGGTGGTGGTCTTCGAGGACGGACCGGGCGGCAAGCGGCTCGTCGCGTACGTCGTGCCCCGCGCCGGCCACACCCTGACCGACACCGAGCTGCTGCGCTGGGCCGGCGGCGAGCTTCCCGAGCACATGGTCCCCGCCGCGGCGGTGGTGGTCGAGGGCATTCCGCTCACCGTCAACGGCAAGCCGGACCGGGCGGCCCTGCCGGCGCCCGCGCCCGTGGTGCGCGGTACGGGCCGGGAGCCGCGCACCCCGCGCGAGGAGGTGCTCTGCGGGCTCTTCTCCGAGGTGCTGGGGGTCCCGGACGTCGGCATCGACGACAACTTCTTCGGCCTGGGCGGGCATTCGCTGCTCGGGGTACGGCTGATCAGCCGGATGCGGACCGTGCTGGGGCTGGACCTCGGGGTCCGCGACCTGTTCCGCACGCCGACCGTGGCGGGGCTGCTGGGCGACGAACCGACCGGTTTCGACCCGATGGGGGTGATGCTGCCCCTGGCCACCCGGGGTGCGCAACGGCCGTTGTTCTGCGTCCACCCCGGTACCGGGGTGGGGTGGCCGTACGCGGGGCTCGCCCGGCATCTGGGGCCCGACCAGCCGTTGTACGCGATCCAGGCGCGGGCGTTGAGCGAGCTGGGCCACTCCCCCGGGGCGGTCGAGGAGATGGTGGCGGACTACCTCCCGCTGATCCGGGAGGTCCAACCGCACGGCCCGTACCGCTTCCTGGGCTGGTCCTTCGGCGGCACGGTCGCGCACGCCCTCGCCGTCGCACTGGCCGAACTCGGCGAACGCACCGAGCTGCTGGCCATGATGGACGTCCACCTGCTGCCGACCGAGCCGGAGCGGCGCGCGATGACTCCCGCCCAGAAGCGGGACATGCTCGTCGGCGACGCCGCGGACGAGCCGGCGGACGCCCCCTTCGACGTGGACGCCCTCATCGGCCTGGTCCGGCTGAAGGATCCGGTGCTCGGCGCGTTCTCCGACGAGGAGATCCGCTCGGTGATCGGGGCGTCCATCAACCACGCGGAAATCATGAACCTGTACGCGCCGCGCCCGGTGGCCACCGATCTGTTGTTCCTGGCGGCCCTTGAGGACGGCGAAACGGAAAACACTCTCGCACGGCACTGGATTCCCTACATCGAGGGCCGCGTCGAGAATCACGTCATCGGGGTCCCGCACACCCGCATGGGAGAGCCGACCCCGCTCGCCCTGATCGGCCGCATCCTTTCCGAGAAATTGAGGAGTCTGTCATGA